The sequence CCGACCGCTCTTTGATAGATTAAGTCGTTTGATCTGAGCGCTAACGGTTCCCTCATGGGATGCTTTTTCACAGACGGAAGAGGGTGATGCCAGCTCTGAGAAGCTCGAAGCACAGAAAGAAGTAAAAGAGCTGCGAGCGCAGAACAGCGCCCTGACCCGCAAAGGGCAGCATCAACACGAGGAGATCAGACGACTGAACAAGGTGAGGCATCAGGCTTTCTCTGATATTCACTGATGAAAAGGAAGTCTCATTCTAACCCTCGCAGTAAAAACGCTCTAACAGTGGTTTCAATGTGTCTGTGCAGGCCTTAAAGGAGGCGCTTCAGGCTTCTCAGTCCCTTGGAGTGGACAATGAAACACTAGACATCTGGAAACATCAAGTGAGTGCTTTGTCTTCATGtgtgtgatgtttttctttgcataaagactgaaaacaaaggaaaaaggtATTACTTGTCCGTGTCCAAAGGCAATCAAAAAACCTATAAAATTCACTCTGTAGTAGTCTGGCTAATAGCTGCTTTCAGCTGCCACTTTGCCACAAAGCAGGCAccctgcatgtttgatttttggcagCGTTTTACACCGGATCCCCTTCCTGACGCAACTCcaaaagggatttgtgtcttcaGCTCGAATCCACTCAGCTGCTTTTCACTTACTCACTTAAATGAATGTGTAAACCATATCTTATAAAATCCAAGGTTAAATGTAGTAAGGGGTGTATAAGACTTGCCCAAACTGTTGAGTTACCCCTAATGgacatctgtttttatttgtctcACGTCCATATTTAGGCTGAAGTCTTTAAGGAAGACTTTCGGAAGGAGCGCAGAGACCGGGAGAAGCTTAAGGGCAAGTATCTGGAACTGGAGAAGAAGTATACCAAAGCTCACAACGAGCTGCATGTCCTCAGATCTCAGGTACCATTCGTAACCTTAGAAAATTCAGCATGTGAACTATAGGATTAGTGCTTGACTTTAATATGCTTTGTGTATATTCTTCCAGATGACATGGACTCGGCAACTGCACCCCGTGCTTAACTGCTCCTGTGCAAATCAAGCCAAATGTCCGAACTCGGAGGGCCACCAGGTTAGCCAGAATCACATGAAGCTGCAGAGGCGGTGCACTCTCGATAACAAGCAGTGAAGCTCAACCAACTCCTCTGACTTTTTGGGATATTGTTTAGGCGGACTTTCTGGAAGTTTTTCCCGGAGTATGAGCAGCCAGATCAGTGTTCATTGCCAGCAGAGTGAGGAAGTGAGCTCTGTTCCAGCTAACTCCTCTGCTGGTCCTGCTTGTAACAAGGCCACGGCATCAGTCTGGGTCCACTGAGAGACTTATGTGGGGCAAGGGAGGAACCTAATACACAAATATCGATGCATACGCTTACCAAGAGGAGAAAGGCAGCGAAGGGTAAAATGAAACTGTCAAGATAGGCTGATTACACTTCGAGTGTGACACAGGTTTTATTGCACTGCCCAAACACTACTGACATCCACCATACTGATCAATGATGCAACAAAAATGTGGAAATTTCCTGTGTTTAGCACTTGTAAACACCCTGTGCTGCACTACGCTGTAGAAACCTCTTAAAAAACAGAGTCTTGCCCCAGTGATGGGACTAAAAAAGATCAAAACTATCACAGCTCTGTAAGGAGGCAAAGAAACTCGAGCTATGCTGTGATTATAAAGGCTGGTGTTTTTCTGACTTATATTACACTATGTTATGTCGGTCGTATGCAGGCGCTTTTACAACAGCGAGAATCAAGCCTGTAAGAGAAAGAagttaatatataatatataatatatacatttatgtTGAGCagagtatttatatatgtttggaaacgtttttttgcacatttttgtctgtttcttatttatttgtcGTGAAAATAAACAACTATacgctgtttgtgttttaacatgttCGTACGCACTTCATTCACTGAAATCACTTTTTCACAAGATCAGACAGGCCAGATTGTCTAATTTAGGTAATGCACACTCAACTTTAACACACACTCCACTGGACTTTTTAAGGATTTCGGTTGCACGATACAGCGCACTGCAGTGAACTCATTTTCACGTTAAAGACACCAGTTTGAGGTGAATATGAGATATGTGACGTGGTGTGTTATCCACCCAGTGtctcagcagaaatcaagactcatcagatcaggcaatgttttttccagtcttctaatGTGCAGTTCTGGTGAGCCTGTGTGGGCAGCctcggtttcctgttcttagctgacagcacccagtgtggtcttctgcttatttgagttaccgttgccttcctatcagcccaaagcagtctggccattcacctttgacctctgacatcaaagaGATATTTTTTTACCCCGAGAtttgctgctcactggatattttctctttttcagactgtAAACCCCAACGACAgcagtgtgggaaaatcccagtagatatGAATAGatgagcagtttctgaaatacaccagtctgtctggcaccaacaaccatgccacgttcaaagtcacttaaaccgTCTttcttcattctgatgctcagtttgaatttcaCCAGCTCGTCTTGATCATGTCACCGACTTGCTGCCATGATATTgattgattagatatttgctttAATGGGCAGTTAAAcgggaataaataataaagtctATATCTTTatatggactggttcttatatagtgcttttctactctatctgaccactcaaagcgctttatacaactaattcattcacccattcacacaggcactttttttACAAGCTATTATGCTTCATACACATTctcactctgatggatgcatcagaaagcaacatggggttagtatcttgatcaaggatatttggcatgcagactggagcagactgggatcaaaccaccaaccttccagttagtagctgacctgctctaccacctgagctacagtctTTGACTGTAGCTGTGTTTGGTAAAGGATAAAGTTGAATATATAGCAGAATATAGTAcacatgtgtatctgtgaaGCACTTAATGTCTTAATGTTTTCAGCTCATCCGGCTGATGGACCGATTAGTTTGTTCTAGGGtgggacctccctgcatctgtCTACAATTTACAAGAACCGCTACTCCTCCTACAGTATTAGTGAGATTTCAgtgaaacaaacacactaacCACCTAATTCATCCAAACTGTGCTCAAGATCAAAGTCACATTCATAGTTTTACAGGTAACAACTTGTGAATCATGATGGAAGTTGAGCAAGACGAGCAACTAATTCATTGACAATCTGCTCACCTCTTAACAGGTAACATTACCTATTTGCATTATTGAATCAGATAAAGGAAACGTGATTTTCCCTATATTGCACCGATATGTTGAAAAGCTCAGTTGTTAAATTTCAGGAatcaaaactgatttttttctgaGGCCTGACAAGCAAAATTTGTGTATTTCTCATTTCAATTTAAACTGGGCAGCTTCAGTGACAGACCTACAGTAACTAAGTTTTCAGTGTCACAGCACAAAGATGCAAGAGCAACAAGACGCCAACAACTTGCCTTTGCACTCACTCTTACGAGCCTCAGAGCTTCCTGTGTCGTTGCTGCAGTCATTCAGTCAAATTGGAAGTCATCTGCATgaggaaaactgaatatgaagCCTACTCTGAGGAAACTGATTCCACTTATAGTTTCATTGCATATGTTAGTGCTGGTGTAGCAGACTGCTTTGTAGAAACCAACCTTGCTTGTTTGAAAGACATCTGAAAAAGATTCTGTAGTTGGAAacctaaatcaaatttaaagcaGACCATCTAATTTACTTACGAGTCAAAGACACACTGATGCCTCCAGCAAACCAATGATTGATTCAAGAGactataataaaaaatacttgtgttaaaaatagttatttttttaagtcactTAATATTGTTCATAAGTATCAAGTATCAATGACGGCTCAGCACTGAGAATCAGCATACCTCTACTGACCTCTAGTGGTAACCAGCGCAACAAACAAAACCTCACTCTGCCTCACAATTCTCAGTTCCCTAAATAATGAGGAAATATGACTAAGCCGACCTCGGAGCCAGCAGAATCTCGATTACCTTATTTTAGTAATTTGTCCATTACGTTACATGTTTACATGTCCACTAACTGGAAGTCTGTCTCTGACTGTATCTGTACACATAAGCAGAGGGCAGTTCTGTGAAAGGATACTAAACATTTTTCCCTAAATGTTTTCTACTAGATATCCTATCCTCCGCAAAGCTTTCAAGTAAAGACTTTAAGAGAGCTGCAGGATCCttctatttctttatttacatgATGATAATTTACATCTGGCAGTGAGAAAAAAGCACAGCCTATGCTGGCGGAAAGATTTTTCATATGTAGCAAGTTCATCTTGAATTTCTGGGCTTTGTTTAGGTAATGTCTCACTgaggcatgaaaaaaaaaaaaaagatttggcaGCAAGTTCACCCAAGCCCTAGACTTCCACTTGCTAAAGGTCATCACTCAACAAATGATGCTTCTCTGCTGCACCGCCAGAAACCACAGAAAGAGCTGGCTGTACATCTGTAATAACAGCTGTACAGCCAGAGCCTTCAAAATGCT is a genomic window of Astatotilapia calliptera chromosome 9, fAstCal1.2, whole genome shotgun sequence containing:
- the LOC113029239 gene encoding TNFAIP3-interacting protein 1-like isoform X2; this encodes MSLLENSTARLPVDPSESNDTDKHRQAHRLYPSLPNIDRYEFWCNTGEELHPSVKLENTQLQGSSHKSDVNMKTQILILEEQKNELLSINEKWAKEYRTMVHYYKEKVEELKALQQCDRFEEEEGKHVTLNRLKLKVIKGKESAQTEEGDASSEKLEAQKEVKELRAQNSALTRKGQHQHEEIRRLNKALKEALQASQSLGVDNETLDIWKHQAEVFKEDFRKERRDREKLKGKYLELEKKYTKAHNELHVLRSQMTWTRQLHPVLNCSCANQAKCPNSEGHQVSQNHMKLQRRCTLDNKQ
- the LOC113029239 gene encoding TNFAIP3-interacting protein 1-like isoform X1 encodes the protein MSLLENSTARLPVDPSESNDTDKHRQAHRLYPSLPNIDRYEFWCNTGEELHPSVKLENTQLQGSSHKSDVNMKTQILILEEQKNELLSINEKWAKEYRTMVHYYKEKCCLRSAPNVQVEELKALQQCDRFEEEEGKHVTLNRLKLKVIKGKESAQTEEGDASSEKLEAQKEVKELRAQNSALTRKGQHQHEEIRRLNKALKEALQASQSLGVDNETLDIWKHQAEVFKEDFRKERRDREKLKGKYLELEKKYTKAHNELHVLRSQMTWTRQLHPVLNCSCANQAKCPNSEGHQVSQNHMKLQRRCTLDNKQ